The following nucleotide sequence is from Planktothrix tepida PCC 9214.
CCTTTGATAATAAATTCTTTCGTTTGGTAATCTAAAGCTCCATAATAAGTTTGCCTTTCTTTTTGATTTTTGATGGGAATTTCTATTCTTCGATCCGTCCTTCCCCAAACATACCCTAAAATATCTCCCCAAAGAAGATGACATTCATCAATCATAAACACTGTCAGCTTTCCCGCCCCTATTTCCTCTTTCCAACTCGCTAACTTTTTTTCAATTTCTTCCTTTTTCTCTTGGACTAACTGCTCATTTTTAGCCGGATTCTTTTTTTGGCTTTTTTTCCAACTGATGCGAGCCTCTTCCAGCAAGCTATAATAACTTTGATGGGATTGAAACACGACTCCATACTCCCTTTCTAACAAAACTT
It contains:
- a CDS encoding winged helix-turn-helix domain-containing protein, with the protein product VLLEREYGVVFQSHQSYYSLLEEARISWKKSQKKNPAKNEQLVQEKKEEIEKKLASWKEEIGAGKLTVFMIDECHLLWGDILGYVWGRTDRRIEIPIKNQKERQTYYGALDYQTKEFIIKG